A stretch of the Zeugodacus cucurbitae isolate PBARC_wt_2022May chromosome 6, idZeuCucr1.2, whole genome shotgun sequence genome encodes the following:
- the LOC128919769 gene encoding uncharacterized protein LOC128919769: MVKINRTYLWLLIIPVILKNSHGAFFKMSKLECRDVNEDLVRVSACRLKAVKRDITEATIHFQLKKPCILAIFSYFKLHVELLRKYNTYQPFFINRTFDACEFLKTRKNAVYLDILFKLIQKYTNANHTCPYEDALIIDRFRPLHNNLILPIPTGDYLIKFGFHNMNTLMVHLYVWFGFKELETWEVGSEAGSPKNPKHNVNA, from the exons ATGGTTAAGATTAATCGAACATATTTATGGCTTCTAATAATACCAGTGATTTTGAAGAATAGT CATGGTGCTTTCTTCAAAATGTCCAAACTGGAATGTCGCGATGTGAATGAGGACTTGGTGCGCGTGAGTGCTTGTCGTTTGAAGGCGGTCAAACGCGATATTACCGAGGCcaccatacattttcaattgaaaaaacCGTGTATACTTGCAAT tttttcatatttcaagcTGCACGTTGAGCTGTTGCGTAAATACAACACCTACCAACCATTCTTCATCAATCGCACCTTTGACGCCTGCGAGTTTCTGAAAACCCGTAAAAATGCCGTCTACTTGGACATACTCTTCAAATTGATACAGAAGTATACGAATGCGAATCACACATGTCCGTATGAG GACGCATTAATCATCGATCGTTTTAGGCCGttgcataataatttaattctaCCGATTCCCACCGGTGACTACCTGATTAAGTTTGGCTTTCATAACATGAATACTTTGAtggtacatttatatgtatggttTGGCTTCAAAGAACTGGAAACATGGGAAGTTGGCAGCGAAGCTGGGTCCCCCAAAAATCCAAAACACAATGTTAATGCTTAA